TTTCGGCTCCTCCGAAGCTGTTATGGGCAGCCCTATTTCGGCCGTTTACGCCGCGACCAAGGGCGCCGTGCAGGCGTGGACGCGCTCGGCGGCCAAGGCCTGGGCTTCCGACAACATCACCGTCAACGCGCTGGCGCCGGCCGTGCAGACGCCGGGCGCCGACCGGCTGCGCGAATTCCTCGGCCCGGATGCCGCCGCGCTGATCGACCAGCAGATGAAGATGATGATCCCGCTCGGTGGGACGCTGGGCGAACCGGCCCGAGATGTCGGGCCGATGCTGATCTTCCTGGCCGGACCGGGATCGGGCTTCATCACCGGACAACTGCTGGCCGTCGACGGCGGTCTGATGATGGTGGGCGGTTAGGGGCCGGGACCGCCCTCGGCTCCGGCGCAGCGGCATGCGGATTTTCCGGCCGCACCACCCGCTAAGATAAGACGGACCGTCTCGTCTCGTAGATTGGGCAGGGTGAAGGTGGATCTCGATGGCTGATGACACCATGCAGGCGTTCCTGCGCCGACGCCGGTCGGATCCGACCGTCGCGGTGAAATACCGTGATCTGCAGTGGACTTGGCGTCAACACCTGGACCAGGCAGCGACGCGGGCCGCGGCCCTGATCGGTGCCGCGGACCCGGGACGCCCCATGCACGTCGGTACGCTGCTGGGTAACACGCCCGAGATGCTCAACCAGATGGCGGCGGCCGGGCTGGGCGGCTACGTGTTGTGCGGGCTGAACAACACCCGGCGCGGGCCGGCACTGGCCGCCGACATCCGCCGGGCCGACTGTCAGTTCGTGGTCACCGACGCCGAACATCGCGGCCTAATCGAGGGTCTGGATCTCGGCGCTGCGCGGATCCTGGACACGTCGACGCCGCAGTGGGATGAATTCCTTACTGCCGCAGGGGAATTCGTGCCCTATCGCGACGTCGCCGCGATGGACTCATTCATGATGATCTTCACCTCGGGCACCAGTGGAAACCCCAAGGCGGTTCAGGTGTCGCACCTGATGGCGATGTTCGCCGGTACCAACCTGGTCCAGCGCTTCGGCCTGACCGCGCAGGACACCTGCTACGTGTCCATGCCGCTGTTTCACTCCAACGCGGTCGTCGCGGGGTGGGCGCCCGCGGTGTGTTCCGGCGCTGCGATCGTGCCGGCGAAGTTCTCGGCGACGAACTTCCTCGACGACGTCCGACGCTACGGCGCGACCTACATGAACTACGTCGGCAAGCCGCTCGCCTACATCCTGGCCACGCCCGAACGCGACGACGACGCGGACAACCCGCTGCGCGTCGCCTTCGGCAACGAGGCCAACGACAAGGACATCGAGGAGTTCGGTCGTCGTTTCGGCGTTCGGGTGGAAGACGGCTTCGGCTCGACGGAGAACGCGGTCATCGTGATCCGCGAAGAAGGCACACCCAAGGGGTCGATCGGCAAAGGCATCGACGGTGTCGCGATCTACCACAGCGA
This Mycobacterium simiae DNA region includes the following protein-coding sequences:
- the fadD1 gene encoding fatty-acid--CoA ligase FadD1 translates to MADDTMQAFLRRRRSDPTVAVKYRDLQWTWRQHLDQAATRAAALIGAADPGRPMHVGTLLGNTPEMLNQMAAAGLGGYVLCGLNNTRRGPALAADIRRADCQFVVTDAEHRGLIEGLDLGAARILDTSTPQWDEFLTAAGEFVPYRDVAAMDSFMMIFTSGTSGNPKAVQVSHLMAMFAGTNLVQRFGLTAQDTCYVSMPLFHSNAVVAGWAPAVCSGAAIVPAKFSATNFLDDVRRYGATYMNYVGKPLAYILATPERDDDADNPLRVAFGNEANDKDIEEFGRRFGVRVEDGFGSTENAVIVIREEGTPKGSIGKGIDGVAIYHSDTVTECAVARFDASGVLVNADEAVGELVNTAGAGFFTGYYNDPAANAERLRHGMYWSGDLAYRDAQGWIYLAGRTADWMRVDGENMAAAPIERILLRHNSVNRVAVYAVPDGHVGDQVMAAIVLNDGRTLDPVEFEAFLGAQPDLSPKAWPRYVRLAADLPSTATHKVLKRQLIAEGTAIGAGETLWVREPRGTAYAASPGVPDDESVPSSAAPA